From Haloarcula sp. CBA1127, a single genomic window includes:
- a CDS encoding glycosyltransferase family 4 protein, translating to MQLAVFAEDFYPAINGGALLQWRICQIAAQDGHDVTVFTAKTSETQCLSQVDGVKIHRPMRAKPASAEGYEPHAVLYRIAFSLYTFFYAYRWFSRNDVDGIYASSLSLHWVAKVLSRFQDVPVVNFVGGTPSARSEFQWTPKFFLERLNFRFWLGDFVYCQASRVANVIRTAGNNVETTPGIVNAEAIRVADESSDRAAFRREWGFDSDDIVLSFVGRLVPLKNPDTALDIVAALPDRYKLVVVGDGPMFDQLENTVKQRGLSDRVRFTGVLEHGLALETVAATDAVLLTSDFESHPTVVYEGLTLGKHVFATPVGTVPETDYPRLHAGTVDELPEMIRETEWKPLETYDEEALTKYSIESSTRAILETMESLRTTQRSSEVA from the coding sequence ATGCAACTCGCTGTATTTGCTGAGGACTTCTATCCCGCGATCAACGGGGGTGCGTTATTACAGTGGCGAATCTGCCAGATCGCCGCCCAAGACGGGCACGACGTCACAGTGTTCACGGCGAAGACGAGCGAAACGCAATGTTTAAGTCAGGTTGATGGAGTGAAGATCCATCGACCGATGCGTGCGAAGCCAGCATCAGCGGAAGGGTATGAACCGCACGCGGTGTTGTACCGGATCGCGTTTTCGCTGTACACGTTCTTTTATGCGTACCGCTGGTTCAGTCGAAATGACGTCGACGGGATATACGCGAGTTCCCTCTCCTTACATTGGGTCGCGAAGGTACTCTCGCGGTTCCAAGACGTTCCGGTCGTGAATTTCGTCGGTGGAACGCCGTCCGCGAGGTCCGAGTTCCAGTGGACGCCGAAATTTTTTCTTGAGCGTCTCAACTTCCGGTTCTGGCTGGGGGACTTCGTCTACTGTCAGGCCTCCCGCGTTGCGAACGTCATCCGAACAGCGGGAAACAACGTCGAAACGACACCCGGTATCGTGAATGCGGAAGCAATCCGCGTGGCTGACGAGTCGAGTGACAGAGCAGCATTCCGACGCGAATGGGGATTCGACAGCGACGACATCGTTCTCAGTTTCGTAGGCAGGCTCGTCCCTCTAAAGAATCCCGACACGGCCCTTGATATCGTCGCCGCTCTCCCCGATCGATACAAACTTGTGGTCGTCGGCGACGGACCGATGTTCGATCAGCTCGAGAATACGGTCAAACAGCGTGGGCTTTCCGACCGCGTTCGCTTTACCGGGGTGTTGGAGCACGGTCTGGCACTCGAAACTGTCGCAGCGACGGATGCCGTACTGCTCACGTCTGATTTCGAATCACACCCGACAGTTGTGTACGAAGGCCTCACGCTGGGAAAGCATGTGTTCGCGACGCCGGTCGGGACGGTTCCAGAAACTGACTACCCACGCCTTCACGCAGGAACGGTCGACGAACTCCCTGAAATGATTCGAGAAACGGAGTGGAAGCCACTCGAAACGTACGATGAGGAGGCCCTCACAAAGTATTCTATCGAGTCATCGACGAGAGCGATACTGGAGACCATGGAATCGCTGCGGACGACGCAACGGAGTAGCGAGGTGGCGTGA
- a CDS encoding polysaccharide deacetylase family protein, protein MRLTGSVVISLEVELGWAKHDLNEYDHLSEDRRTETRTLSDLLDWCESAEVPITFDIVGHLLLDACDGNHEGRPGDEWFEADPGTDVESNPLFYAPDMIDAICSSPVPHDVCTHTFSHTPCGEVTSETVDWELQRAQDAHDEFGIPWSRAFVPPRHSSAPVGVLKRNGIDTVRAPEPCRLIQMNTGQRLYHNALSPYQPSDGRVCDGTAVTPSTPYISLGCPNLPMGQLDPHPVFRPIPVSLRKRWHLRRLCRGVDRAIRSDATLHVWSHLWDLSNVHQRDIVEQFIAYVGARQEQGEIDVLTMADFGRAIRQTN, encoded by the coding sequence GTGAGATTGACGGGAAGCGTCGTTATCAGCCTCGAAGTGGAACTCGGATGGGCAAAACATGACCTCAACGAGTATGACCACCTCAGTGAAGACCGACGCACCGAAACAAGGACCCTGAGTGATCTCTTGGACTGGTGTGAATCTGCCGAGGTCCCCATTACGTTTGATATCGTCGGACATCTTTTGCTTGATGCGTGCGATGGCAACCATGAGGGGCGTCCTGGTGACGAGTGGTTCGAAGCTGATCCGGGGACGGACGTGGAATCCAACCCTCTCTTCTATGCACCGGACATGATCGATGCAATCTGTTCGAGCCCGGTTCCTCACGACGTGTGCACGCACACATTTTCGCACACGCCGTGTGGAGAGGTGACATCGGAAACGGTCGACTGGGAACTGCAACGGGCCCAAGACGCCCACGACGAGTTCGGTATCCCGTGGTCGCGGGCGTTCGTCCCGCCGCGTCACAGTTCAGCACCGGTGGGTGTGCTCAAACGGAACGGTATTGACACGGTTCGTGCTCCCGAACCGTGTCGGCTAATCCAGATGAATACAGGACAGCGGCTGTATCACAACGCTTTATCCCCTTACCAGCCGAGCGACGGACGCGTCTGTGATGGGACTGCCGTCACACCGAGCACGCCGTACATTTCGCTCGGGTGTCCAAACCTGCCAATGGGGCAGCTCGATCCGCACCCCGTGTTCAGGCCGATCCCGGTCTCACTGCGAAAACGGTGGCACCTCAGACGGCTCTGCCGCGGCGTCGACAGGGCAATCCGGTCGGACGCCACGCTGCACGTCTGGTCTCACCTCTGGGACCTCTCTAACGTACACCAGCGGGACATCGTTGAGCAATTTATCGCCTATGTTGGTGCACGGCAGGAGCAGGGTGAAATCGATGTGCTGACCATGGCCGACTTCGGTCGAGCGATCAGGCAAACGAACTGA
- a CDS encoding glycosyltransferase family 4 protein encodes MSTTACFYIGSATAFNVGLTTKNIGLMMHDDLDLHLVGTAVDDLDADVRELFSVYGTAYDSTRIGGVRALHSYLRTHDPNVLTHVVQPPVHGTIGATLANMYDVPFAYRYSGDRFFEYRVASGVQSTKFFIVNNVLGRLPIALSTKYVTLGPTGTNRLTSLFLGPNEREIVELPTPVNLDRFSNVGTESPYGVEGPIAVSIGRITDLKGAKFIEATLPRLLTRRPDLHVVFIGSKRDSIDVPPTLEHRVSFTGPIAPAAVPKYLAFANVLIHPSLTEGLPRVLLESLASGTPVVARDVGDVASVTENTFTTANEFLDLVSQFESLPVDDVEKFSTDVLCQRYVDFFSSFA; translated from the coding sequence ATGTCAACGACCGCCTGTTTCTACATCGGATCTGCAACCGCATTTAATGTCGGCTTGACGACAAAGAATATCGGTCTGATGATGCACGACGATCTAGACCTCCACCTCGTCGGCACCGCGGTCGACGATCTCGATGCTGATGTCCGCGAACTGTTCTCGGTCTACGGGACAGCGTACGATTCGACCCGAATCGGCGGGGTTCGAGCCCTTCACTCCTATCTCCGTACGCACGACCCGAATGTACTGACACACGTCGTACAGCCGCCCGTTCACGGGACTATCGGGGCGACACTCGCCAACATGTACGACGTTCCCTTCGCGTACCGCTACAGCGGCGACAGGTTCTTTGAATACCGAGTCGCATCCGGCGTACAGTCGACCAAGTTCTTCATCGTTAACAACGTGCTCGGACGTCTCCCCATCGCCCTCTCTACGAAGTACGTTACCCTGGGCCCGACTGGGACTAATCGTCTGACGTCCCTTTTTCTCGGACCGAACGAACGCGAGATCGTCGAACTCCCGACGCCGGTAAATCTGGACAGGTTTTCCAACGTCGGGACGGAGTCGCCGTACGGTGTCGAGGGACCTATCGCCGTATCAATCGGCAGAATAACCGATTTGAAAGGGGCCAAGTTTATCGAAGCGACCCTCCCGCGCCTGCTTACTCGCCGACCGGACCTGCACGTAGTGTTTATCGGTAGCAAGCGAGATTCAATTGATGTCCCGCCAACGCTGGAGCATCGGGTTTCTTTCACAGGCCCAATTGCTCCAGCAGCGGTCCCGAAATATTTGGCATTCGCTAATGTACTGATCCACCCATCTCTTACCGAGGGCCTCCCCAGAGTCCTCCTTGAGTCGCTCGCTTCGGGCACACCGGTCGTTGCTCGAGACGTCGGTGATGTGGCATCAGTTACCGAGAACACGTTCACGACGGCGAACGAGTTTCTCGATTTAGTTTCGCAATTCGAGTCACTCCCCGTTGATGATGTCGAAAAGTTCTCAACTGATGTGTTGTGTCAGAGATACGTTGACTTCTTCAGTTCGTTTGCCTGA
- a CDS encoding class I SAM-dependent methyltransferase yields MNGSLSDEDLNISHLSKTELSKNEEATWESADKEDLETIKQWVDKNKSYRTLEYFEHWVGPIEGDILELGAGHCWLSGHLSQMDKVDRVCAVELSENWLRSVAPPVLEYVNADIDVIDFYVGDFLNLEGFGANEFDIVVFDSAFHHTYHPIELLHEVSRVVKDDGYVLLQREPTLYPLLSPNRLLGPWSITLDNNIPREERQAETPEQNELIYSVKEYELFAHMAGLELEIYPQLHDSASLRSFRRPLVEYLGKQSQEIKKLVGLRMHTRWFIVLQSKDLPLDDRV; encoded by the coding sequence ATGAATGGTAGCTTAAGTGACGAAGATTTGAATATATCTCATCTCTCTAAGACAGAACTGTCTAAAAACGAAGAGGCGACGTGGGAATCTGCTGATAAAGAAGACCTAGAAACAATCAAACAGTGGGTTGACAAGAACAAATCTTACCGCACCCTGGAATATTTTGAACACTGGGTTGGCCCAATTGAAGGCGATATTCTCGAACTTGGCGCTGGACATTGTTGGCTATCTGGTCACCTATCTCAAATGGATAAAGTAGACCGTGTCTGTGCCGTCGAACTATCTGAAAATTGGTTACGTTCTGTGGCACCACCAGTACTTGAGTACGTCAACGCAGATATTGATGTGATCGATTTTTATGTCGGCGATTTTTTGAATTTAGAGGGATTTGGAGCCAACGAATTTGATATAGTGGTGTTTGATTCAGCATTTCATCACACTTACCATCCAATTGAGTTGCTCCACGAGGTATCGCGTGTTGTGAAAGATGATGGTTATGTCTTGCTTCAACGCGAACCGACGCTTTACCCCCTCCTGAGTCCGAACCGATTACTAGGGCCGTGGTCAATCACGCTGGATAACAACATTCCTCGCGAGGAACGGCAGGCAGAGACGCCGGAACAAAACGAATTGATCTATTCTGTGAAAGAATACGAATTATTTGCGCATATGGCGGGTCTCGAATTAGAGATATATCCTCAACTCCATGATTCAGCATCCCTCAGATCTTTTCGCCGTCCACTCGTTGAGTATTTAGGGAAACAGTCGCAGGAAATTAAAAAATTGGTTGGTTTGCGTATGCATACCCGTTGGTTCATAGTACTCCAATCAAAAGATCTGCCGCTGGACGACCGCGTTTAG
- a CDS encoding O-antigen ligase: MEASKKTDLFTEDFDTVDILVLCMVFFLPFAGYAIPTGIVFVSPTNLLILTATTVLTIRQLLRAEISWFSLLYLVIILFVTFLLYNLLAQAISGGSYRRIITQVGYLMLVVSLLLYVDSWKRLHTVLSAVFLSSLAISVIGIVSSLTGVFFGGEFLPSRSIASYIIPFTRTSGIELSHGEIGMFTLGSLPYVVFRSKRSGQYLPFVGVAVILFYIVFILQSRSTWGALLAMVYVVFYLYPVRNRSVRTPVALLRLAGIVLLPLAIVFVFHLFTGLESGGGSLAHRLSQLKVSYRLISENILTGVGWGNIRQHFFRNRLPHNAFLIIGVGAGIPAIAFVIGVITTTCGFLVRLISGSKLIEHRLLALALLTSMTAVVVEANFLVGFGKAGWMWVGIALAFIDLQQRASVTAPQYQSDDQRHGRRSEGDDQNNIY; this comes from the coding sequence ATGGAAGCGTCGAAGAAGACTGACTTATTTACTGAAGATTTCGACACAGTAGATATTCTGGTGCTGTGTATGGTTTTCTTTCTCCCATTCGCCGGGTACGCAATTCCGACTGGTATAGTATTTGTCAGCCCCACAAACCTTCTTATCCTGACGGCGACCACAGTCCTCACGATTCGACAACTACTGCGGGCGGAAATTTCGTGGTTCTCGTTGCTTTACTTGGTGATCATCCTATTTGTTACATTTCTACTGTATAATCTTCTCGCGCAAGCCATCAGCGGTGGCTCATATCGCCGGATCATAACACAGGTGGGGTACCTCATGCTGGTTGTCTCGCTGCTCCTGTACGTCGACTCCTGGAAGCGGTTGCATACTGTTCTATCGGCAGTTTTTCTCTCTAGTCTGGCCATTAGTGTTATTGGCATCGTGAGTTCGCTTACGGGGGTTTTCTTCGGTGGCGAGTTCCTGCCGTCGCGGTCGATTGCTTCCTACATTATCCCGTTTACTCGTACTTCGGGGATAGAGTTGTCACACGGTGAGATTGGAATGTTCACCCTCGGTTCGTTACCGTACGTTGTGTTCAGATCGAAGCGAAGCGGGCAGTATCTCCCTTTCGTGGGTGTAGCAGTGATTCTCTTTTACATCGTGTTTATTTTGCAGTCCCGTAGTACGTGGGGAGCCCTGTTAGCGATGGTGTATGTGGTATTCTACCTGTATCCAGTGAGAAACCGGTCAGTTCGAACACCGGTAGCGCTGCTTCGACTTGCTGGAATCGTCTTGCTTCCGCTGGCCATTGTCTTCGTCTTTCACCTATTTACCGGCCTTGAGAGTGGGGGTGGATCGCTCGCTCACCGCCTCAGCCAGCTCAAAGTCTCGTATAGGCTGATATCAGAAAACATCTTAACTGGGGTCGGATGGGGAAATATTCGGCAACACTTCTTCCGGAATCGTCTCCCACATAATGCATTCCTTATAATTGGGGTTGGTGCGGGGATCCCGGCGATTGCATTTGTTATCGGTGTTATTACTACCACCTGCGGATTCCTTGTAAGATTGATATCGGGCTCGAAGTTAATCGAACACAGGCTGCTCGCGCTCGCGCTTCTAACTTCGATGACAGCCGTCGTCGTCGAAGCGAACTTCCTCGTTGGGTTTGGGAAGGCTGGATGGATGTGGGTTGGGATCGCTTTGGCATTTATTGACTTGCAGCAGCGGGCCAGTGTAACCGCTCCGCAGTATCAATCTGACGACCAAAGACACGGTAGACGGAGCGAAGGGGACGATCAAAACAATATTTATTAG
- a CDS encoding alkaline phosphatase family protein → MSQRQTVVIGLDGAHFELLRPWIEDGKLPNIASIIDDGTAADLCSVLPPVTSPNWKAYLTGKNPGKFGIFWWENIDTDNRRVYYPSHRKNEQTEYWERIAEDASVGVVNVPTTYPPKSVDNACVVAGAPDGENTGFSTPEPLEAELVDKFDYTVTTKNRMETKPDATVDEILDRIDSRFKVAKHLLETRDLDFLQVTTFYINTLHHFLWDDETTLEAWRAIDAHIGDLRSGDRNVVLMSDHGSTEIETVFNINAWLEQEGFLTLKRDVSDFMYRLGLTTNRVEQFVDALGLRNLAFKLAPERLKRKVPDEQGEVHKGAKTDRVDWDESVALASGQGPVYLLLDPSTSEYDRVRSHIVEQLTAVRGPNGEKVCNDVLVKEEYYSGLYENEAPDIIIDQREGVHIRGGIGNDNIFTDPENEGWRAENKRRGLFAACGPDFTSEAVDPMSILDLAPTLLHLYGKDIPTAMDGTVRSDVFAADSPIADTPIEYRDSNERDAEIRRIRRIARSLDDY, encoded by the coding sequence ATGAGCCAGCGACAGACAGTCGTCATCGGTCTCGACGGTGCGCACTTCGAGCTGCTCCGTCCGTGGATCGAAGATGGTAAACTTCCCAACATCGCTTCCATTATCGACGACGGTACCGCTGCAGACCTGTGCTCCGTTCTCCCGCCGGTCACATCCCCGAATTGGAAGGCGTATCTCACCGGGAAGAACCCAGGTAAGTTCGGGATCTTCTGGTGGGAGAACATCGACACCGACAACCGACGCGTCTACTACCCGTCCCATCGCAAGAACGAGCAGACCGAGTACTGGGAACGCATCGCGGAGGACGCGTCGGTTGGCGTCGTCAACGTCCCAACAACGTACCCACCGAAGTCCGTCGACAATGCGTGCGTGGTGGCAGGTGCGCCGGACGGCGAGAACACCGGCTTCTCGACACCGGAGCCCCTAGAAGCGGAGCTTGTGGACAAATTCGACTACACCGTCACCACCAAGAATCGAATGGAGACGAAGCCGGATGCTACCGTTGACGAGATTCTCGATCGCATCGACAGCCGGTTCAAGGTTGCAAAACACCTTCTCGAAACACGCGATCTCGATTTCCTGCAGGTGACGACGTTCTACATCAACACGCTCCACCACTTTCTGTGGGACGACGAGACGACTCTGGAGGCCTGGCGGGCAATCGACGCGCACATCGGCGACCTCCGCTCAGGAGACCGGAACGTGGTTCTGATGAGCGACCACGGATCGACGGAGATCGAGACAGTATTCAACATTAACGCCTGGCTTGAACAGGAGGGGTTCCTCACGCTTAAGCGAGATGTCTCCGATTTCATGTATCGGCTTGGGTTGACGACAAACCGGGTCGAGCAGTTCGTCGACGCGCTCGGGCTTCGGAATCTCGCGTTCAAACTCGCTCCGGAGCGGCTCAAACGAAAAGTTCCGGACGAGCAGGGCGAAGTCCACAAGGGTGCAAAGACCGACCGGGTGGACTGGGACGAAAGCGTCGCCTTAGCGAGTGGACAAGGGCCCGTCTATCTCTTGCTGGACCCGTCGACATCGGAGTACGATCGTGTTCGGTCGCATATCGTCGAACAACTCACTGCCGTGCGTGGCCCGAACGGCGAAAAGGTGTGTAACGATGTTCTGGTCAAAGAGGAGTACTACTCAGGGCTGTATGAGAACGAAGCGCCAGATATCATCATCGACCAGCGTGAAGGCGTTCATATCCGCGGTGGGATCGGTAACGACAATATATTTACCGATCCGGAAAATGAGGGATGGCGCGCAGAGAACAAACGCCGCGGCCTGTTCGCAGCGTGTGGTCCCGATTTCACCTCGGAAGCTGTGGACCCGATGTCGATTCTCGACCTTGCACCGACGCTGTTACATCTATATGGAAAGGATATCCCGACGGCGATGGACGGAACGGTTAGGTCTGATGTGTTCGCTGCAGACAGCCCCATCGCAGACACCCCTATCGAGTATCGTGACTCAAATGAACGTGATGCAGAAATCCGGCGAATTCGACGAATCGCTCGCTCGCTTGACGACTACTAG
- a CDS encoding polysaccharide deacetylase family protein, producing MSGSLVISLDTELQWGFHGIDAEKEFSTAGREERSNIDTLLDLFDAFDAPVTWAVVGHLFLDACDGRHADIEPPRRDWFDTDPGTSQSADPLRYGRDIVENIVSAPVDHEIGSHTFSHVLCHQRGCTEAVLETELERCRELASSFGVDLRSLVFPQNQIDMLGTVADAGFTAFRGLSPERRLRDEAIAGRYRRFARYLTRRPAPTVQPVRDPSGLWELPASQYFPYVSPGPLEDSPIRLARTLRGLERAHDRDEVIHLWAHPHNFTPTLLEDLRRVLEYAERIDVPVRPMADAVAVHADRS from the coding sequence ATGTCGGGTTCACTGGTCATCTCACTGGACACTGAACTCCAGTGGGGGTTCCACGGCATCGATGCTGAGAAGGAGTTTTCCACCGCCGGACGGGAGGAACGATCGAACATCGATACACTACTTGACCTGTTCGACGCCTTCGATGCACCGGTGACGTGGGCAGTCGTCGGGCACCTGTTCCTAGACGCCTGCGACGGACGGCACGCGGATATCGAGCCGCCTCGAAGAGACTGGTTCGACACCGATCCGGGAACGTCACAGTCCGCCGATCCCCTGCGGTACGGACGCGACATTGTCGAGAATATCGTTTCCGCCCCAGTCGATCACGAGATCGGGTCCCACACGTTTTCACACGTCCTCTGTCACCAGCGTGGGTGCACCGAGGCGGTGCTCGAAACAGAACTAGAGCGATGCCGCGAACTTGCATCGTCGTTCGGCGTTGACCTCCGCTCGCTCGTGTTCCCGCAGAACCAGATCGATATGCTCGGGACCGTGGCCGACGCCGGTTTCACTGCCTTCCGCGGACTGTCCCCGGAACGTCGGCTGCGAGACGAAGCGATTGCAGGGCGCTACCGGCGTTTCGCTCGCTACCTCACCAGACGACCGGCACCGACCGTCCAGCCCGTCCGGGATCCGTCCGGGTTATGGGAACTTCCCGCTTCCCAGTATTTCCCGTATGTCTCGCCGGGACCTCTCGAGGATTCTCCCATCCGGCTCGCCCGGACACTCCGCGGGCTCGAACGCGCCCACGACCGGGACGAGGTGATCCACCTCTGGGCACATCCGCATAACTTCACGCCCACACTACTCGAAGACCTGCGCCGTGTTCTGGAGTACGCGGAGCGTATCGATGTCCCCGTCCGTCCGATGGCTGACGCCGTCGCCGTGCACGCAGATCGGTCGTAG
- a CDS encoding glycosyltransferase: MGPPRENGFVTIGRVCPSKRTLRTIKIVSELRDRGFDTHLHVIGTVGDSSYADSVCDAAAERDFVSLEGEVKRATLVELLTTHRYGIHGKEREPFGMSVVEMVGAGMIPFVPSGAGPAEILGGEDALVYDSLEDAVTLAEAILENPDVQASLRSSLPDPNENYGPDRFKTSVVEAVEELV, from the coding sequence GTGGGACCGCCGAGAGAGAACGGTTTCGTAACAATCGGCCGCGTCTGCCCATCGAAACGGACGCTTCGGACCATCAAAATCGTGTCTGAACTCCGCGACCGCGGATTCGACACCCACTTACACGTCATCGGGACAGTCGGCGATTCCTCGTACGCCGACAGTGTCTGTGACGCGGCGGCTGAACGGGACTTCGTCAGCCTCGAGGGCGAGGTAAAGCGAGCGACGCTTGTCGAACTTCTGACGACCCATCGGTACGGTATTCACGGGAAGGAGCGAGAACCGTTCGGCATGAGCGTCGTCGAAATGGTCGGCGCAGGCATGATTCCGTTTGTTCCGTCGGGGGCGGGACCTGCCGAGATTCTGGGTGGCGAAGACGCACTGGTTTACGACTCCCTCGAGGATGCCGTAACGCTTGCCGAAGCCATCCTTGAAAACCCCGACGTTCAGGCATCCCTCCGCTCGTCGTTGCCCGACCCGAACGAGAACTACGGGCCAGACCGATTCAAAACGAGCGTCGTCGAAGCTGTGGAGGAACTGGTTTGA
- a CDS encoding sulfatase-like hydrolase/transferase, with amino-acid sequence MVDRPSLPYDPPDGFSQFSGEFDGDDSFGRDQDTVNQATTPREFRRLENLYDDCINYWDDMLGELRSYLQSNRRADDSIVAVVGDHGEAFGERVLFRNPARGHNTIPHDEQTHVPFVLKTPSTDGGVHDEIVSLIDVPYTLLRAADADPEFLSGQGSVVWEPGVVSGHEFVFSRTQSRRRGPAFTSVRSTDRKLISVDPPDWSFENLKNHLREMVGYRLLVDDEMLYHVDKDPRETENRINEDTEIASELRGELDLSYEECRQLRSDQSNEFQNGVETEQLEALGYQM; translated from the coding sequence ATGGTCGATCGACCCTCACTCCCCTACGACCCACCGGACGGGTTCTCGCAGTTCTCCGGGGAGTTCGACGGCGACGATTCGTTCGGCAGGGATCAGGACACCGTGAACCAGGCGACTACGCCCCGTGAGTTTCGACGGCTGGAAAATCTCTACGACGATTGCATCAACTATTGGGACGACATGCTGGGGGAGTTACGCTCCTACCTGCAATCGAACCGACGGGCCGACGATTCTATCGTCGCGGTCGTCGGTGACCACGGCGAGGCGTTCGGTGAACGCGTACTGTTCCGGAATCCGGCGCGAGGACACAACACTATCCCGCATGACGAACAGACCCACGTTCCGTTCGTTCTCAAAACCCCGTCAACGGATGGTGGTGTTCACGACGAGATCGTGTCGCTGATCGACGTTCCATATACGCTTCTTCGAGCAGCAGACGCCGATCCCGAATTCCTCAGCGGACAAGGATCGGTTGTTTGGGAGCCGGGAGTCGTGTCTGGACACGAGTTCGTGTTCAGTAGAACCCAGAGTCGACGGCGCGGGCCAGCTTTCACCAGCGTCCGTTCTACGGACAGGAAGCTCATTTCTGTCGATCCCCCAGACTGGTCCTTCGAGAACCTCAAAAACCATCTGCGAGAGATGGTCGGATATAGACTCCTTGTTGACGATGAGATGCTCTATCACGTCGACAAAGACCCACGCGAGACGGAGAACAGGATCAATGAGGACACCGAAATTGCCAGCGAATTGCGGGGAGAACTCGACTTATCGTACGAGGAGTGCCGCCAGTTGCGGTCCGACCAGTCGAACGAGTTCCAGAACGGAGTAGAAACGGAACAGCTAGAGGCGCTTGGATACCAGATGTGA